In Leptospira harrisiae, a genomic segment contains:
- the leuC gene encoding 3-isopropylmalate dehydratase large subunit has product MKTMFEKIWNDHLVHEDDGTCLIYIDRHLVHEVTSPQAFESLKLTNRKVRRPDATFATMDHNVSTRTRDWKSVDPISVLQMQTLMDNCKENGITLFDINHPDNGIVHVVAPELGLTHPGMTIVCGDSHTATHGAFGALAFGIGTSEVEHVLATQTLVQKKPKTLEIRVDGKLSPLVSAKDIVLAIIGKIGTDGATGYVIEFTGEAIRSLSMEGRMTICNMAIEAGARAGLISPDDTTINYIKGRDFAPKGEAFDLAAAKWRAYATDAGAKFDKTVILNASEIAPMVSWGTSPGQVIPVTSAVPAPSDFTDPVQKKSAESALAYMDLKPGQKLIDVKVNKVFIGSCTNSRIEDLRVVADTVKGKKVSRDVEAIIVPGSGRVKRQAEQEGLDKIFLEAGFQWRNPGCSMCLAMNDDVLSPGDRCASTSNRNFEGRQGKGGRTHLVGPAMAAAVAVEGHFVDIREWK; this is encoded by the coding sequence ATGAAAACCATGTTTGAGAAGATCTGGAATGACCATTTGGTCCACGAGGATGATGGAACCTGCCTCATTTATATTGATAGACACCTTGTTCATGAGGTGACAAGCCCGCAGGCCTTTGAAAGTTTAAAACTGACAAATAGGAAAGTGCGCCGGCCAGATGCTACTTTTGCAACTATGGACCACAACGTATCCACACGAACTCGTGATTGGAAGTCGGTTGATCCAATCTCTGTCCTCCAAATGCAGACTTTGATGGACAACTGTAAAGAAAACGGAATTACATTATTTGATATCAACCATCCAGACAACGGAATAGTCCACGTTGTAGCCCCAGAACTTGGCCTAACCCATCCTGGGATGACAATTGTTTGCGGAGACTCACACACAGCCACTCATGGTGCTTTTGGAGCGCTTGCATTTGGGATTGGAACTTCTGAAGTTGAACATGTTCTCGCAACACAAACACTCGTCCAAAAGAAACCAAAAACTTTAGAAATTCGTGTGGATGGAAAGTTATCTCCACTTGTTTCTGCTAAAGACATTGTCCTTGCGATCATTGGTAAAATTGGTACTGATGGGGCAACGGGATACGTAATTGAATTCACTGGAGAGGCCATTCGTTCTCTGAGTATGGAAGGTCGTATGACAATCTGTAATATGGCAATTGAAGCTGGTGCCCGTGCTGGACTCATTTCCCCAGATGATACGACTATTAACTATATCAAAGGAAGAGACTTTGCACCTAAAGGTGAGGCTTTTGATTTAGCAGCTGCAAAGTGGAGAGCTTATGCAACTGATGCCGGTGCCAAGTTTGATAAAACTGTTATACTCAATGCAAGTGAAATTGCCCCTATGGTTTCTTGGGGAACTTCTCCGGGCCAAGTGATTCCTGTCACATCGGCAGTGCCAGCACCTTCTGATTTTACAGACCCTGTCCAAAAAAAATCAGCAGAGTCTGCTCTAGCTTATATGGATCTGAAACCTGGTCAGAAACTAATCGATGTTAAAGTAAATAAAGTATTTATAGGTTCTTGCACAAACTCTAGGATTGAAGATTTACGTGTCGTTGCAGATACGGTCAAAGGTAAAAAAGTTAGTAGAGATGTGGAAGCCATCATTGTTCCTGGTTCTGGTCGTGTGAAACGACAAGCGGAACAAGAAGGACTCGATAAGATCTTTTTAGAAGCCGGATTCCAATGGAGAAACCCAGGTTGTTCGATGTGCCTTGCCATGAACGATGATGTTCTTTCGCCCGGTGATCGTTGTGCTTCCACTTCCAATAGAAACTTTGAAGGAAGACAAGGAAAAGGTGGAAGAACGCATTTAGTTGGACCTGCGATGGCAGCTGCCGTAGCGGTTGAAGGGCATTTTGTAGACATTCGGGAGTGGAAATAA
- a CDS encoding PLP-dependent cysteine synthase family protein, producing MIDPISKGIDDLGNSLLQALNNVQGIFGKELSVAKPIHDNILQLIGNTPLIRLNRIGSEYSGVQFYLKAEFLNPTGSAKDRTAIAMYIDAERRGKLKKGMSVILVGAGSSSISFTWIGKVKGYPVYCFVPLHTSPERIQTLRSYGAEVTVTNEGDLGRLYDLAEEKAKKLGGWIPDEASNPANPNFHFKTTGPEIWRDLQGKVGAVISAPGSGGAITGIGRYLKSQDRRVKVIIAGKPNSPFMEYGKTENPKEKERIQLPAVYDPKLIDRYFHVTPDEALHLQADLYEKEGIFAGLTTGTVITGALRFSESLSDAEKNEKNPYNIVILSPDRD from the coding sequence ATGATAGATCCAATTTCCAAAGGCATCGATGACCTAGGCAATAGCCTTCTTCAGGCGCTTAACAACGTACAAGGTATCTTTGGAAAGGAACTTTCCGTTGCCAAACCAATTCACGACAATATCCTCCAACTTATCGGAAACACTCCTCTCATCAGATTGAATCGAATCGGTTCGGAATATTCGGGAGTCCAGTTTTATCTCAAAGCAGAATTTTTAAATCCAACTGGTTCTGCCAAAGATCGTACGGCGATTGCGATGTACATCGATGCAGAAAGAAGAGGGAAACTAAAAAAAGGAATGAGTGTGATACTCGTGGGAGCAGGTTCTTCCTCTATTAGTTTCACTTGGATTGGAAAAGTAAAAGGTTATCCCGTATACTGTTTTGTTCCTCTACACACTTCTCCAGAACGAATCCAAACTCTTAGGAGTTACGGTGCAGAAGTTACTGTCACGAATGAAGGAGATTTGGGGCGATTGTATGATCTGGCCGAAGAGAAAGCAAAAAAACTAGGTGGATGGATTCCTGACGAAGCCTCAAACCCTGCCAACCCCAACTTTCATTTCAAAACCACAGGACCAGAAATTTGGAGAGATTTGCAAGGAAAAGTGGGGGCAGTGATTTCCGCACCTGGATCTGGTGGAGCCATCACTGGAATCGGAAGGTATTTAAAATCTCAAGACCGCAGGGTCAAAGTCATCATTGCGGGAAAACCAAATTCGCCCTTTATGGAATACGGGAAAACGGAAAATCCAAAAGAAAAGGAAAGGATCCAACTCCCGGCTGTTTATGATCCTAAACTCATAGACCGTTACTTTCATGTCACTCCAGACGAAGCTTTGCATCTTCAAGCAGACCTTTATGAAAAAGAGGGGATCTTTGCCGGACTGACTACGGGTACTGTGATTACAGGAGCACTTAGATTTTCTGAATCTCTTTCTGATGCAGAAAAAAATGAAAAAAATCCTTACAATATCGTGATACTTTCTCCCGATAGAGATTAA
- the recN gene encoding DNA repair protein RecN — protein sequence MITHLKIKDFALFESLELSLADGLSVFTGESGAGKSLIFDALASLFGGRCSTANIRQGKERYSLQAVLSLTGQNLAKDYLMEQGFRYTGDEIIITKELMKDGKARVKIGESLASTTHLRELGKTMAEIHSQNEQLFLLEKSNQLEFLDRFGNLESLKFKFKSALQQYRHWKQKLTDFEETRRTMLKRKEILEYEIEEIESVSPKEGEDESLSTEESLLANGEKLAENYRLVLEELTEKENSILKVFPTLIHAIQKISILIPEKKEMLDEWEEVYDRLKSLKSVIREEEEELFFSPERLDMVQSRLQDIKKLKKKYNVSLTEINLLLEEKKSELERWNEQAGDEDFLRIKKDQSLSEMKELGFQLSKLRRNVISQFEEEVQKEMADLGLEGGKLQVVLRWEENPEGEVEEGSKSYFLSESGLDQIEFYFSANPGEKPRPLRKVASGGELSRVMLALRSVLGKQAPSPQMLVLDEVDTGLGGEAAEAMATKLKKLARNSQILLITHTQQVAASGDHQIKIEKRQEGGRTVSYASVLDFEERKRELARMIGGKQLTSAVLKAATDLLMKKAG from the coding sequence ATGATTACACATTTGAAAATTAAAGATTTTGCCCTCTTCGAATCCCTGGAACTGTCTCTTGCGGATGGTCTCTCTGTCTTTACTGGCGAATCTGGTGCCGGAAAATCGTTAATTTTCGATGCCTTGGCTTCTCTGTTTGGAGGGCGGTGTTCTACGGCAAATATCCGGCAGGGAAAAGAAAGGTATTCTTTGCAGGCCGTCCTATCTTTGACCGGACAAAATTTGGCAAAAGACTATTTGATGGAACAAGGATTCCGTTATACAGGTGATGAAATTATCATCACCAAAGAACTGATGAAAGATGGAAAGGCCCGTGTGAAAATTGGTGAGAGTTTGGCTTCCACCACTCACTTACGTGAACTAGGTAAAACCATGGCAGAAATCCATTCTCAAAACGAACAACTTTTCCTTTTGGAAAAATCCAACCAATTGGAATTTTTAGATCGTTTTGGTAACCTAGAATCTCTTAAATTCAAATTTAAATCTGCATTACAACAATACCGTCACTGGAAACAAAAACTCACCGATTTTGAAGAAACTAGAAGGACAATGCTCAAACGCAAGGAAATCCTGGAATATGAAATCGAAGAAATTGAATCGGTTTCTCCGAAAGAAGGAGAGGATGAAAGTTTATCTACAGAAGAATCTCTTTTGGCAAACGGTGAAAAATTAGCAGAAAACTACCGTTTGGTGTTAGAGGAATTGACTGAAAAGGAAAACTCGATTCTAAAAGTTTTTCCAACTCTCATTCATGCGATTCAAAAGATTTCGATATTAATCCCTGAAAAAAAGGAAATGTTAGATGAATGGGAAGAGGTATACGACAGGCTAAAATCTCTCAAGTCAGTCATTCGTGAGGAAGAAGAAGAATTATTTTTTAGTCCAGAAAGGTTGGATATGGTTCAGTCTAGACTCCAGGACATCAAAAAACTAAAGAAAAAATATAATGTAAGTTTAACTGAAATTAACTTACTCCTCGAGGAGAAAAAGTCAGAACTTGAACGTTGGAACGAACAAGCAGGGGATGAAGATTTTTTAAGAATCAAAAAAGACCAATCTCTATCCGAGATGAAAGAACTAGGGTTTCAATTGTCCAAGTTACGACGCAATGTCATTTCTCAGTTTGAAGAAGAAGTTCAAAAAGAGATGGCAGATTTAGGTTTGGAAGGAGGAAAACTCCAGGTTGTCCTTCGTTGGGAAGAAAACCCAGAAGGAGAAGTGGAAGAAGGTTCTAAGTCTTATTTCCTTTCTGAATCAGGACTTGACCAAATTGAGTTCTATTTTAGTGCCAATCCGGGTGAAAAACCTCGCCCGCTGAGAAAAGTGGCATCTGGGGGAGAATTATCTCGAGTGATGCTTGCTCTCAGGAGTGTTCTTGGAAAACAAGCACCTTCTCCTCAAATGTTGGTTTTGGATGAGGTGGATACGGGTCTTGGTGGGGAAGCGGCGGAAGCAATGGCGACAAAGCTTAAAAAACTAGCAAGAAACTCACAAATTCTTCTGATTACGCACACCCAACAGGTAGCAGCTTCTGGGGATCACCAAATCAAGATCGAAAAACGTCAAGAAGGTGGAAGAACGGTCTCTTACGCTTCTGTTTTGGATTTCGAAGAACGGAAAAGGGAGCTGGCGCGAATGATCGGAGGTAAACAACTGACCTCTGCAGTGTTAAAAGCCGCGACGGATCTTTTGATGAAAAAAGCAGGCTAG
- a CDS encoding MotA/TolQ/ExbB proton channel family protein: MFFPFAKSDSIISSVPPQTIPILIIFVSIVGFTIIVERLVYYWKLKAIPQDHFRRVRELAREQKWDEAKDVLGQDIQSPAAVLLRMAFDLKRRGVQFWEEDIRQEGFRQIYLMERYLTGLGTIATIAPLLGVLGTVIGIVRSFAEGAGTQGAEVGISEALITTAMGLGIAIPAYIFYNLFSRMKEERITEMENVTDLVLPHLNKR; encoded by the coding sequence ATGTTTTTTCCTTTCGCTAAATCAGATTCAATCATTTCCTCGGTTCCACCGCAAACCATTCCAATATTAATCATCTTTGTTTCTATTGTTGGTTTTACCATCATCGTGGAACGACTTGTTTATTATTGGAAATTAAAGGCCATCCCTCAAGACCATTTCCGTCGAGTTCGTGAATTAGCTCGGGAACAAAAATGGGATGAAGCTAAGGATGTTTTAGGCCAAGACATTCAATCACCTGCAGCCGTCCTTCTTCGAATGGCGTTTGATCTCAAACGTAGAGGAGTTCAGTTCTGGGAAGAGGACATCCGCCAAGAAGGTTTCCGACAAATATATTTGATGGAACGTTATTTAACCGGTCTTGGAACCATTGCCACCATCGCTCCGTTACTCGGGGTACTTGGGACGGTCATCGGGATTGTTCGGTCCTTTGCAGAAGGGGCAGGAACCCAAGGTGCTGAAGTTGGTATTTCAGAAGCCCTTATTACAACTGCAATGGGACTTGGAATTGCAATTCCTGCTTACATTTTTTATAATCTTTTCTCCCGAATGAAAGAGGAAAGAATTACAGAAATGGAAAACGTAACTGATTTGGTGTTACCCCACCTAAACAAACGATAA
- a CDS encoding FKBP-type peptidyl-prolyl cis-trans isomerase — MKRFSILLGFLFLTGSLFADELLIQDTKQGLGREAIRGTTVVVHYTGKLTNGKVFDSSVDRGEPFSFQLGQGQVIQGWERGIVGMKEGGKRKLTIPPQFGYGARAVGPIPANSTLIFDVELIKVK; from the coding sequence ATGAAACGGTTTTCAATTTTACTCGGATTTTTATTTCTAACAGGTAGTCTTTTTGCAGACGAACTCCTGATCCAAGACACCAAACAAGGATTAGGTAGAGAAGCCATTCGCGGAACGACTGTTGTGGTTCATTACACAGGCAAACTTACTAACGGAAAAGTTTTTGATTCTTCTGTCGATCGTGGGGAACCATTTAGTTTCCAATTAGGCCAAGGACAAGTGATCCAAGGTTGGGAACGGGGCATTGTCGGAATGAAAGAAGGTGGAAAACGAAAACTCACCATCCCTCCACAATTTGGTTATGGTGCGCGTGCCGTTGGCCCGATCCCTGCCAATTCTACCCTTATCTTTGATGTAGAATTAATTAAAGTAAAATAA
- a CDS encoding patatin-like phospholipase family protein has product MKDLEGKIHLVSSLPLFRGLSRKEKVWVAESVHIVESERDEILFTAGDADRSLFLILSGGIKLFLPKKGEGKREEEVQYLKKGEYFGIQSLLTGEKHSHTAVTVSESRFLVLSQVGFQKLIQKIPYLSITFSKMLTKSLRGELLGGREYFRNSVVCLVHSDPIAKDRLSKELVQTIEVESGKKSVILHFQQNGTAENPYVKSYKFKDSDSIKETLGKHYASHSFIFLEVFPETDEELKRLLLDEADHIENFISADKKINLCDSITNESKENQILYHETNIKDTVDHGKWEIFIRRKARELSGVEMGVALGGGAALGLAQIGIMKVMEEEGIVPDMIAGTSIGAIIGAFFASGLGYKGILPLLGEMDSIFKMFKLVDLSFPGQGLLHGKHVRALLEKYLGDLYFEDLPIKLRLISCDISTRQEIVLSEGKVLDAVMASISIPGVFVPQPQENGKTYVDGGIVNPLPVSALSHEGVQKIIAINSMPSSKDEMKTNKLLNLNVLDIIVNSLYSLQYRIGKYSAQEADIYLNPILPNSNWFEFWRSAEFIQLGETVAKSSLEEMKQLFSEKN; this is encoded by the coding sequence ATGAAAGATTTAGAAGGAAAAATCCACCTAGTTTCCAGCCTACCCTTGTTCCGAGGTCTCTCGCGAAAAGAAAAGGTCTGGGTTGCGGAGTCTGTTCATATAGTGGAATCGGAACGAGATGAAATTCTTTTCACTGCAGGAGACGCAGACCGAAGTTTATTTTTGATACTTTCTGGTGGGATCAAATTGTTTCTCCCCAAAAAAGGGGAAGGAAAAAGAGAAGAGGAAGTCCAATACCTCAAAAAAGGGGAATATTTTGGAATCCAATCCTTACTCACTGGAGAAAAACACAGCCATACAGCCGTTACTGTTAGCGAATCTAGATTTCTTGTTCTTTCTCAAGTAGGTTTCCAAAAGTTAATCCAAAAAATTCCTTACCTTTCAATCACATTTTCAAAAATGTTAACTAAGTCATTGCGAGGTGAACTTCTCGGAGGTAGAGAATACTTTCGTAACTCTGTTGTCTGCCTTGTACATTCTGATCCCATTGCCAAAGACCGTTTGTCAAAAGAACTAGTGCAAACCATCGAGGTAGAATCCGGAAAAAAATCCGTAATTCTACATTTCCAACAAAATGGCACAGCTGAAAACCCTTATGTAAAATCTTATAAATTTAAAGATTCTGATTCTATCAAAGAAACATTAGGAAAACATTATGCCAGTCATTCTTTTATTTTTTTGGAAGTGTTTCCTGAAACTGACGAAGAACTAAAACGTCTGTTACTTGATGAAGCAGACCATATTGAAAATTTTATTTCAGCAGATAAAAAAATCAATTTATGTGATTCAATCACAAATGAATCGAAAGAAAATCAAATCCTTTACCACGAAACAAATATTAAAGACACAGTCGACCATGGGAAATGGGAAATTTTTATTCGCAGAAAAGCAAGAGAACTTTCTGGAGTAGAAATGGGTGTGGCACTCGGCGGAGGTGCTGCATTGGGTCTTGCACAAATTGGGATCATGAAGGTCATGGAAGAGGAAGGAATTGTTCCTGACATGATTGCGGGTACTAGTATTGGAGCCATCATTGGGGCCTTCTTCGCAAGCGGGCTTGGATACAAAGGTATCTTACCTCTACTTGGTGAAATGGATAGCATCTTTAAAATGTTCAAACTTGTGGATTTATCGTTTCCAGGGCAAGGTCTCCTCCACGGTAAACATGTTCGCGCACTTCTCGAAAAGTATTTGGGAGATTTGTATTTTGAAGACCTACCCATCAAACTCAGACTGATCAGTTGTGATATTTCCACCAGGCAGGAAATTGTTCTTTCTGAAGGGAAGGTTTTGGATGCAGTGATGGCAAGTATTTCAATCCCAGGAGTGTTTGTTCCACAACCCCAAGAAAATGGAAAAACCTATGTGGATGGAGGGATTGTCAATCCACTTCCCGTTTCAGCGCTCAGCCACGAAGGGGTTCAGAAGATCATCGCCATCAATTCAATGCCGAGTTCAAAAGATGAAATGAAAACAAACAAACTTTTAAATTTAAATGTTTTAGATATCATTGTCAATAGTTTGTATTCCTTACAATACCGGATTGGAAAGTACAGTGCTCAGGAAGCAGACATATATCTCAATCCGATTCTTCCTAATTCCAATTGGTTTGAATTTTGGCGTAGTGCAGAATTCATCCAACTAGGGGAAACAGTGGCAAAAAGTTCCCTAGAAGAAATGAAACAACTGTTTAGCGAAAAAAATTAA
- a CDS encoding ExbD/TolR family protein → MKFRKTQKSFNNIELAPLIDVISFIVIYFLMNATLEKNTALKVELPRSSSVAKEKQKDELVITVDKQGKIYLDQNSEPVPLEGLTEKINGFLGPEKERDPKKNKVIIRGDGGASYQVVVKVIDAVNAAGVSRFNLAMVKGTSK, encoded by the coding sequence ATGAAATTTCGCAAAACGCAAAAATCATTTAATAACATTGAACTTGCACCTCTCATCGATGTTATTTCCTTTATAGTGATTTACTTTTTGATGAATGCAACTTTAGAAAAAAACACTGCGTTGAAAGTGGAATTGCCTCGGTCATCCAGTGTTGCTAAAGAAAAACAAAAAGATGAACTTGTTATCACTGTAGACAAACAGGGAAAAATTTATTTGGATCAAAATTCCGAACCAGTTCCTCTCGAAGGACTTACTGAAAAAATAAACGGATTCCTTGGTCCTGAAAAAGAAAGAGACCCTAAAAAAAATAAAGTCATTATTCGTGGAGATGGTGGTGCGTCTTACCAAGTTGTAGTTAAGGTAATCGATGCAGTGAATGCTGCAGGTGTTAGTCGCTTTAACCTAGCTATGGTGAAAGGCACATCTAAGTGA
- the leuD gene encoding 3-isopropylmalate dehydratase small subunit yields MKAFTKLKGIAALLDKANVDTDQIIPKQFLRKIERSGFGQHLFHDWRFLDDAGKIPNPEFALNAERYNGANILVTRDNFGCGSSREHAPWALEDYGFRSIISPSYADIFYNNCFKNGMLPIVLPENQVEEIFQTINKKPGANLEIDLENQVVVTEEGKKYPFEVDGFRKHCLLNGLDDIGLTLQKADFIQKFEEKNQKEVPWLYEKTV; encoded by the coding sequence ATGAAAGCATTTACAAAGTTAAAAGGTATCGCTGCTCTTTTAGATAAGGCAAACGTAGACACAGACCAAATCATCCCAAAACAATTCCTTCGTAAAATTGAAAGGTCAGGGTTTGGACAACATCTATTCCATGATTGGAGATTTCTCGATGATGCTGGGAAAATACCAAATCCAGAATTTGCACTCAATGCAGAAAGATACAACGGCGCCAATATCCTTGTCACAAGAGATAATTTTGGTTGTGGATCTTCAAGAGAACATGCTCCTTGGGCTTTAGAAGATTATGGATTTCGTTCCATCATCTCTCCTTCTTATGCAGACATTTTTTACAATAACTGTTTTAAAAATGGAATGTTACCCATTGTTCTACCGGAAAACCAAGTAGAAGAAATTTTTCAAACCATAAATAAAAAACCAGGTGCTAACTTGGAAATTGATTTAGAAAACCAAGTGGTAGTGACGGAAGAAGGTAAAAAATACCCGTTTGAAGTGGACGGCTTTCGAAAACATTGCCTCCTAAATGGTTTAGATGATATCGGACTCACTCTCCAAAAGGCCGATTTTATTCAAAAATTTGAGGAAAAGAACCAAAAAGAAGTTCCCTGGTTGTACGAGAAAACTGTATAA
- a CDS encoding FHA domain-containing protein — MENNLRKHLYSFSNWIFLSLLFPVILSADPGFKLRSIDIRSYPEVKIRFHSNGVLDPVGFVLSEQLDSNRRLTESFRFEKTDSKNPIHLYLSIPSYTDAEDRRWIIQLANQLVKIAELSGGSSQLQIQSDTNKHSFERIRSNVLDISFPFPKEPTPVYPIRNWENFLETIPSNQSSEDHILVFVSFSPEWQDRFEIPELAKRIREKNLQLIVLAPRSLEATKLASYANGKHYSITKSDSYSDLFSYLRTLGQPDFELVYESPWKLSQWKRNLIFGNLVSVDQGIRFEFQYELSFFQSLYLKLSDPLFFFPVSLFLIFLCLAALYYLRGFEETNQKVNQNQTAVITSVPSEFSERKEELEVYDRMYGETLERAARDREIAIAIAEKESLPGTAYSYAVLMRRDGNQNSDQIPLQFDEVTIGSWESNHLILSDPTVAGLHAKIKNRKGKYILFDCVSETGVYLNGKKLLRPKVLHNLDEIQIGKTILSFRGR, encoded by the coding sequence ATGGAAAACAACTTAAGGAAGCATCTCTACTCTTTCAGTAATTGGATTTTCCTTAGTTTGTTATTTCCAGTAATTCTTTCGGCGGATCCTGGTTTCAAACTTCGTTCAATCGACATTCGGTCTTATCCAGAGGTCAAAATTCGATTCCATTCCAATGGAGTTTTGGACCCTGTTGGATTTGTTCTTTCCGAACAATTGGATTCAAATCGTAGGCTCACCGAATCTTTTCGTTTTGAAAAAACGGATTCAAAAAATCCAATTCACTTATATCTTTCAATACCTAGTTATACAGATGCAGAGGACCGTCGATGGATCATTCAACTAGCAAACCAATTGGTTAAAATTGCAGAACTAAGTGGTGGTTCCTCTCAATTACAAATCCAATCCGATACAAATAAACATTCCTTTGAAAGAATTCGTTCGAATGTTTTAGACATCTCCTTTCCGTTTCCAAAAGAACCTACACCTGTTTATCCTATACGAAACTGGGAAAATTTTTTAGAGACCATTCCAAGCAACCAATCATCGGAAGACCATATTTTAGTTTTTGTCAGTTTTAGTCCAGAATGGCAGGATCGTTTTGAAATCCCTGAACTAGCAAAACGAATTCGAGAAAAAAATCTGCAACTCATTGTGCTTGCTCCTCGTTCATTGGAAGCAACCAAACTTGCAAGTTATGCGAACGGAAAACATTATTCGATAACAAAGTCAGATAGTTACAGCGACTTATTTTCCTATTTAAGGACTTTAGGCCAACCTGATTTTGAGTTAGTTTATGAATCCCCTTGGAAACTATCTCAATGGAAAAGAAATTTAATTTTTGGAAATTTGGTTTCTGTAGACCAGGGAATTCGATTCGAATTCCAATATGAACTTTCTTTTTTTCAATCTTTGTATTTGAAACTTTCCGACCCTTTATTCTTTTTTCCTGTAAGTTTATTTCTCATTTTTCTTTGTTTGGCGGCATTGTATTATTTACGCGGGTTCGAAGAAACAAACCAGAAAGTAAATCAAAATCAAACTGCCGTAATTACCTCGGTTCCATCAGAATTTTCGGAACGTAAAGAAGAACTCGAGGTGTACGATCGAATGTATGGAGAAACCTTAGAAAGGGCTGCACGTGACCGAGAGATTGCGATTGCCATTGCTGAGAAAGAATCGCTTCCAGGAACTGCATACTCTTATGCTGTTCTTATGAGAAGAGATGGAAACCAAAATTCCGATCAAATCCCATTGCAATTTGATGAAGTCACCATTGGGAGTTGGGAATCAAATCATTTGATCCTTTCGGATCCTACTGTGGCTGGGCTTCATGCAAAAATAAAAAACAGAAAGGGAAAGTATATATTGTTTGATTGTGTATCCGAAACAGGTGTATATTTAAACGGTAAAAAGTTACTTCGTCCCAAAGTTCTACATAATTTGGACGAAATCCAAATTGGAAAAACGATTTTGTCGTTTCGAGGAAGGTAG